ACTGCGCCAGCTCGACCCCGTCGCCCGGGTCGAGGTTGCGGCCGATCGCGCGCACCTGCTGGCCGAAGTAGCCGTGGACCTGGAGACGCCCGTCGAAGTACTCGAAGGCGCCCGCCGGCGCACCCGCGAGCCCCATGCTCCCGACGGCGAGCCACAGCGCGGACAGCGCGCACCGCGCCGTCCCCGCGCGCGCACGCAAGCCACCCCTCGCCGCGCCGGCTCCCGTTGCGCCGGACCCCGTCGCGACGGCCTCGGTCACGCCGGCTCCCGTCGCGCCGGACCCCGTCGCGACGGATGCGTTCTGCGCGTACACCGCTCCCTCCCCGTGCTCGGACCCCGGCGCATCATCGCAGCTCCGGCAGGGCGCGGACAACGGAAAAACCGATCCCCCGCCGCTTTCCGCTCAACCTTCCGCGCCGGGTCCGTACCGGATCTCGATCACGACGTAGGTGACGGGACCCTTCGGGCGCTCGAGCGTGAAGGCATCGCCTTCCGCCCGGCCGAGCAGCGCGCGCCCGATCGGGGAATCCATGCTGATGCGGCCGCTCGCAGCGTCGAACTCGTCGGGGCCGACGAGGCGAAATTCCGAGACGGCGCCGTCCGCGTCTTCGAGCTTCACCCACGCGCCGAAGTACACGCGATCGGGGCTGTCGCTGCGCGGCTCGACGATCGTCAGCTCCTCGAGTCGCTTGCCCAGGAACTCGATGCGGCGGTCGATCTCGCGCAGTCGCTTCTTGCCGTAGATGTACTCGGCGTTCTCCGAGCGGTCGCCGTGCGCGGCGGCTTCCGACACCTCGCGCGTGACGCGCGGGCGCTCCTCGCGCCACAGCCGTTCGAGCTCGGCGCGCAGCCGCTCGTAGCCTTCCGGCGTGATGTAGCGCCTGGCCTCCGGCACGGAGCCACGATGGGCTCCCCGGCGCGGCGCGTCAACGCGGCGTGCGGCCAGCGCCGCCCCCCCCTCCGGGGTCTGCGGAGCGCTTCCCGCGGCTCGGAGACTGCGATCCGCGCCGCGCGCGAAGATCACGCTTGGCGAGCGGCTCCCGACTCGACTACAAACGCGAACCGGCTTCGTGGAGATCCCCTTGCCGCATCCGGTCGTGCTCCAGGAGCTCCGCCTGCTCGAGGACGTGCTGCGCGCCCTCGCCGAGGAGCCCGGACGCGACGACGCCGCCGAGGAGTCGATCGTCCGCGAGCTCGAGCGGGTGCGGGCGCTCCTGCTCTCCGGCGAGGAGCAGAAGGACCGGCTCGCGCTGCTCGAGCAGTGGGATCGGGGCAGCGCGCTCCTGCGGCAGCTACGCGCCTCGCGCGCGACGCCGCGTGTGAACCGCAGCTCGCCCTACTTCGCGCACATGCGCCTGCTCGAGGACGGCCGCACGCGCGACGTCTGCCTCGGCCGCGCGACCTGCGTGCGCAGTGGCGTGCGCATCGTCGACTGGCGCAACGCGCCGATCTCGCGGCTCTTCTACCGCTACCGGCAGGGCGAGTCCTACGAGGAGGAGCTCGCCGGCCGCGTCGTGTCCGGCGAGGTCGCCGCCCGGCGCACGGTCGCGATCCGGGGCGGCCTGCTCGAGCGCGTGGATGCGCCGGAAGGAAGCTGGGTCCGCGCGCCCGGCGCCGCGCGGACCCCCGGGTCGGACGAGGCCTGGAAGCAGGTGGCGGAGCGGGCGCCGCGCCTGTCCGGCGGCGCCGGCAGCGCGCTGCGCGCGCGCGGCGTAGCGCCCGGCGCGCGCCGCCTCGGCACCGACCCGGGCGGCGCGGCCCAGCGCGCCGACAAGCACCTGCCCGAGATCGCGGGCCTGCTCGATCCGGCGCAGTTCGACCTGATCTCGCGCCCCGGGCCGGGCTGCCTCGTCGTGCGCGGCAGCGCGGGCTCGGGCAAGACGACGGTGGCGCTGCACCGGATCGCGTATCTCGCCTACGACGAGCCCCGGATCGACTCGCCCGACACGGTGTTCCTGACGCTCTCGCCGGCCCTGTGCGACTACGTGGGCACGCTGCTGCCGAGCCTGGGCATCGGGCGGGTGCGCGTGGAGACCTTCCCCGAGTGGGCCGCACGCCACCGCCGGCGGCTCTTCCCGCGCCTGCCGACCACGCACCGCATCGACACGCCCGACGCGGTCCGCCGCCTCAAGCAGCACCCGGCGATCGGCCGGGTGCTCGCGGCGCAGGTGGCCCGCACGCCCGGTCCCGCCGCCGTCGAGCAGGCGCTCGACGACTGGGCCAGCGCGCTGACCGACGCGGCCCTGCTCGGCACGCTGCTCGACCCGCCGCTCGCGGCCGGGGACCTGCGCGCCGCCGTCGACTGGTGTCGCGTGCGGCAGGAGGAGCTGTTCGCCTTCCTCGAAGGCGAGGAGGAGGCGGTCGCCGAGATCGACGCCGAGGACGACGCGCTCCTGCTGCGCGCCTGGCAGCTGCGGGTGGGCCCGATCCCGGCCGGCGCGCCCGGGGGCGGCGCCTCCTCTTCCGCCCGCCCCGCCTCCGCCCCGGGTGCGCTCCGCTACCGGCACGTCGCCGTCGACGAGGCGCAGGACTGGGCGGCGATCGAGCTCCACGTCGTCGCCGGCTGTCTCGCCGAGCCGGCGAGCCTCACGCTCGCGGGCGACCCCCATCAGCGCATCGCGAGCCCGTTCGCGGCCGCGGACTGGGAGACGCTCGCGACCGAGCTCGGCCTGCCCTCGGCCGAGGTCGAGACGCTGCGCACCAGCTACCGCTCGACCGCCGAGATCATGGGCTTCGCGCGCGCGGTGCTCGGCCCGCTCTGGGAGGACGACGCGCCGCCGCGGGCCGTGCGCTCGGGCCCTCCCGTGGAGGTGTTCGCGTTCGCGGACTCCGGGGCGTGCGTGGCGTTCCTCGCCGACGCGCTGCGCCAGCTCGTCCGGGAGGAGCCGCTCGCCTCGGTGGCGATCCTGGCGCCGGACGCGGACCAGGCGGCGCTCTACTACGACGGCCTCGAGACCTCCGAGGTGCCCCGCCTGCGGCGCGTCGAGGCCGGCCGCTTCGCCTTCGCGCCGGGCATCGAGGTGGCCGAGATCGAGCAGGCCCGGGGCCTCGAGTTCGACTACGTCGTCCTCGTGGACGTCTCCGCGGCCAGCTTCGCCGACACGCCCCGCAGCCGCCGGCTCTTCCACGTCGGGGCCACCCGGGCGATCCATCAACTCTGGGTCACCCACGCCGGACCGGGATCCCCCCTGCTGGAGACCTGATCGACCGATCCCCCACCCCTCTCGCTTATCCCCCAGGGGATCATCCTGTCATCTCGGTCGCCGGGCCCGGGAGGCCGATCGGCTAGGATCCGTCCGTCCCGATCGGGCGGGGTGGGGGAGGCACGCGATGACGATCGACCCGCGCCGGCGCCGCCGCTGGGACCCGCTCCGTCCCCCCGTCGCTGCCGGGCTCGCCGCCATCCTGGCGATCGGGCTCGGCGCGCCGATCGCCGCCCGCGCGGCCGATCTCTCCGACCTGGTCGAGCAGGCGCTCCAGGAGCGCCGGGATCGGGACGACGCCCCGGCCGTTCGCCCCGGCCGGGAGGAGGTCGCCCGGAACTGGGACGCCTTCCTGACCGTGGTCATCAAGCGGGCCGGGCACGACGCCCCGCCCGGGGCGCTCCGCGACCAGCTCCTCGGCGTCCTGATCGAGGAACGGCACCACGTCGTCTCGATGCTGACGGACGCCACCGTGGATGGGCCCGAGCTGATGCGGTCGGTCTTCGAGAGCTCCTGGGAGCAGCTCTCGCCCCTGCTCCAGCAGGTGGCAGCCACGCTGCCCGAGGACAGCGCGCGGCGCTACGCGCAGTTCATCGAGGCCGGCGAGCTGATGCGCGCCGCCGAGCGCCTCGGGGTGGCGCGCGACCTGGCCGGCTCCCCGGAGAGCCTCCGCAAGCTCGCCGAGATGCTGCTCGGGGACGAGGGCCGGGATCCGCTCCACTACGACACCGCCGTCGACCCCGAGCTGCGCCGGATCTTCGGCTTCGGCGAGCCGCTCGCCCCCCCGGCGACGAGCCCCCTGCTCGGGCCCGCGCCGGCACCGCCCTCCAGCGCGCGCCTCGCACCCTTCTCGCCCCTGGCGGCCCTCGCGGACTGGCTGGTTCCCCAGGCCTGGGCGGCGCCCCAGCCGGCCGGCGAGCGCTCGCTCCTCGTGGCACGGCTCAACACCTGGATCCCCGGCCGCGAGCAGGAGGTCCGCGAGTACGTCCCGCTCGTGCACGACCTCCTGCGCCTCACCGTCGACGACGCGCTCGGCCCGGCGGTCGCCGAGGCGGACGCGACCGCGGCCCGGGTGTACCCGGACCTGGTGATCGCGACGGCGTGGCAGGAGAGCTGCTGGCGCCAGTTCGTACGCAGCAAGGAGGGCGTGCAGCCGCTCGTCAGCCCGGCCGGCTCGGTGGGTCTCATGCAGATCAACGGGCGCGTCTGGCGCGGCCTCTACGATCCCGCCGGCCTCGAAGGCGACATCGGCTACAACGGCCGGGCCGGCGCGGAGATCCTCTGGCACTACCTGCGCGACTTCGCGCTGCCCGCCGGCGAGCACCTCGGGCCGGGCGGCGCCGACAACCTGGCCCGCGCCACCTACGCCGCCTACAACGGGGGGCCCGGCCACCTGGCGCGCTACCGCAAGGCGAAGACCTCGGCGCACCTGAAGGAGATCGACCAGGAGTTCTGGCGCAAGTACCAGGGGGTCCGGAAGGGGGAGCAGGCCCCGATGCTCTCCTGCTATCCGACCGAACGCTGAGCGCCGCGCGAGGCCCGTCAGCGCGCTCGCGCGAGCCACGGGAGCGACGCCCAGCCCGCCATCAGGCACAGCCCCCCGAGCGGCGTGAGCGGGCCCAGCCAGCGCGGCCCGCCGAGGACGAGCAGGTAGATCGACCCCGAGAAGAGGAGCATGCCCGCGGCGAAGAGCCACGGCGCCGGCCCGAGCGCGCGGCCCCCGCTGCTCCCGAGCAGGGCGAGGGCGAGCAGCGCCACCGCGTGCAGGAGCTGGTAGTGCGCGGCGGTCTGCCAGGAGGCCACCTGCTCGAGCGGCACGCGCGCGCGCAGGCCGTGGGCCCCGAACGCGCCGGCGGCGACGGCGGTGAGCCCGAAGAGCGCTGCGGCGGCGAGCCAGCCTCGCATCGCGCGCGAGCATAGCGACGCCGCGCGTGGAGGCTGGGGCCACGGCGTCCGGGCACGCGTGCCGTCGCACCCTGGTGACGAGGGACGGCGCGCGACGCCCTTGCGGCCCGCTTCGCGAACGCGAGACTCCGGCCCGGAGGTGTATCCATGCGCCATCGGCTCGTGCCTGTCCGCTCGCCCGCGCCCCCGCGCGCCGTCCTGCTCGGGCTGGTCTTCGTGCTCTTGCCTCTCGCGACGAGCGCCGCGCTCACCGAGGACGACTTCTTCGTCAAGAGCGCCCAGGATCTCGTCGACATCTGCAGCTCCCCCGAGTCGGATCCGCTGAACGACGCGGCGGACCACTTCTGCCAGGGCTTCGTGGTGGGTGCCTGGCAGTATCACCAGGCCCAGGCCGCAGGCCCGAAGGGTGTGCGCCTGGCGTGCCCGCCGGATCCGCCGCCCACGCGCAACGAGGTCGTCACCGGCTTCGTCGCCTGGGCCGGCAAGCACCCGGAGCACATGGCGGAGCCGGCCGTCGACACCTTGTTCCGCTATCTGGTCGAGCTGGCGCCGTGCCCGGGCGCCGAGAAGGGAGGCGCCCAGTGAAGCGCATGCTCGTGGCTCCGATCCTCGTCCTCGTGCTCGCCGCCGGCGGGTGCGCAGGCCTCTCCGAGACCGAACAGCGCACGCTGACCGGCGGCGCGGGCGGGGCGGCCGCCGGCGCCGTGATCGGCGCGCTCGCGGGCAACGCCGGGCTCGGCGCCGCGATCGGTGGCGCGGTCGGTGCCGGTGGCGGCTTCCTCTACGGACGCGGCGTCGAGGCGGGACAGCGGCGCCAGTAGGCCCTCATCGTGCCTTCCCGAGACCGCGCCAGGGCCTGCCCTGGCGCGGTCTTCGCTTGCCCGCGAGATTCCGCCGCGCACCCCTGGCCCGCGGAGGAGTCCCCGTGATCGAGTGGTCCGAATCCCACCAGATGATCCGCGACGCCGTGCGCAAGTTCGTCGAGGCGGAGGTCGTGCCCCGGATCGACGAGCTCGAGCACGGCGACGCACCGCCCTACGAGGTGCTGCGCAAGCTGTTCCGGACCTTCGGCATGGACGAGCTGGCGCGCCAGGGCTTCCGGCAGCGGATCGAGCGCGAGCGCCGCGCCGAGGCCGCGCGCGCCGGCGGCGAGACCCCTGCCGAGGAGGAGCGCAAGCCGCGCGCCGAGGGCGCCGACGCGGCCGCCATGCAGATGATCCCGATCATCGAGCTGTGCCGGTACTGCCCGGGCCTGGTGACCGCGATGGGCGTGTCGGTCGGTCTCACCGCGGCCGCGATCCTGGGCAAGGGCACCGTGGCGCAGAAGGAGCGCTGGGCGCTGCCGCTCCTCACCCTCGAGAAGATCGGCGCCTGGGCGATCACCGAGCCCGCCTCGGGCTCCGACGCCTTCGGCGCGATGCGGGCGACGGCCCGCCGCGACGGCGACGGCTACCGGCTCGACGGCAACAAGACCTTCATCACCAACGGTCCCTACGCCGACACGATCGTGTTCATCTGCAAGCTCGACGAGCCCGGGGTCGAGGCCAAGGACCGCAAGATCCTGCACTTCGTGCTCGATCGCGGCATGCCGGGCCTCGTGCAGTCGAAGCCGATGCGGAAGATGGGCCTGCACAGCTCGCCGACCGGGGAGCTGTTCCTCTCCGACGTCCAGGCGGGCCCGGAGCGGCTGCTCGGCGGGAGCGAGGAGCGCGCGGCCTCGGCCGGCAAGAGCGGCGCCAAGGACACCTTCTCGATGGAGCGCTCCGGCGTCGCGGCGATGGCGCTCGGCATCATCGAGCGCTGCCTCGAGCTCTCGGTCGACTACGCGAAGACGCGCGTCGCCTGGGGCCAGCCGATCGGCGAGTACCAGCTGATCCAGCTCAAGCTCGCCAAGATGGAGGTGGCGCGCACCAACGTCCGGAACATGGTCTTCCGCCACATCGAGATGGCGGGCGCCGGCAAGGGCATGTCCTTCGCCGAGGCCTCGGCGATGAAGCTCTACGCGGCGCAGGCGGCCGTGGAGGTGGCGCTCGAGGCGGTGCAGCTCTTCGGCGGCAACGGCTACATGGCCGAGTACCGGGTCGAGCAGCTCGCGCGCGACGCGAAGGTGCTCCAGATCTACGCCGGGACCGACGAGATGCAGGTGCGGGCGATCGCGCGGGCGCTGCTCTCGGCCTGACCGGCGGCGGCTGGCTCGCCCGCAGCGGCACGGCGCGGCCCCGCGCGTCGGCTACCCTCGCGCGCGCCGGCCCTCGCGAGAGCCGGCGCCGCCGAGGCGCGGCCCCCCGGCCCGAGGCTCCCCGGGGCTCAGGCCGTCGCGACCGGAGACGATGAGACCAGCATGGCGAGCCGGCAGCGCCCCCGGGTGAGCATCCGCCGCTTCCGCGGCGGCGAGGACCCGTTCCTCGAGCGCCGCGAGGCGCTGGCCGCCGTGACGCCCTACCTGGCGCTGGTGCGGGCGCCGCTCCACCCCGCGCCCCGCACCCGGCCCGGGGCGCAGCTCGTGGCCGCCACCTACAACGTGCACCGCTGGACGGCGCGGGGCGCGCGCGGCGAGCCGGACCCCGAGCGCGCCGCGTTCGTGATCTCGGAGCTCGGTGCCGACGTGCTGGCCCTCCAGGAGGTGGTGCGTCCCTTCGCCGGCGAGGACCCGCTGGTGCGGCTCGCCGACCGCCTGCGCCTGCACCTGGCCTTCGTGACCACCCGCATCCACCGCCTCGGCGAGCTCGGCAACGCGATCCTCTCGCGCTGGCCGATCGCGGGCGCCTCGCTGCTCGACCTCAACTTCTCGCGGCTCGAGCGCCGCACGGCGGTGGCCGCGCAGCTCGTGACCGAGGCGGGGCCCCTCTCGCTGGTGGCGACCCATCTCGCGATCGTCGACCGCACCCGCCACCGCCAGGTGCGCCACCTGCTCGACCACCCGCAGCTCCAGGGCCCCGTCGTGCTGATGGGCGACATGAACCTGTGGCGGACCAACGACAAGGCGGTGCGGGCGCTCGAGGAGGGCCTGCCGGCACACACCGAGATCGCGTGGCCGGCGAGCTTCCCGGCGGCCCGGCCGGTGCTCTCGCTCGACCGCATCTACGCGCGCGGCGCCAAGCTGGTCGAGGTCCGCTCGCACCAGACCGCGGCCGCCCGCCGCGCCTCCGACCACCTGCCCGTGGTCGCGCGGATCGAGCTGCTCTAGGCGGAGCGCTCGGAACCCTCGCCGGGGCCGCTCAAGGTGGCGCGAAACCGGCTCCGGACGGGTCCGACGGCGCGGGCGATGCCGCTTGCCCGGCTGCGGCCCCTTGCCCGGCTTCGGGGTGGGTGCGGACCACGTCTCCGCGCACCCGCCAGCCCTCCTGCCCGTAGAGCAGCGGGACGGCGAAGAACAGCCGGTCCACCTCGACGTCGACCAGCAGGTCGCCGTTGCCCCGCCGCAGCGCCTGCTCGACCGCCTCCGCGAGCGTCGGCGGATCGGTCCGGGTCGGCACCCAGAGGAAGTGCTGGGACAGCACCACCGCCTCGACGTCGCGCGTGCGCGAGGCCTCGTCGATCTGGTAGCCGAGCACGGGCGCGGTCCGGGTGGTGAGCGCCGCGAAGCGCCCGTGGGGCACGGTCTCGAGCGCGCAGCCGGCCCCGGCGAGCAGGCCGAGCGCCAGCCCTGCGAGGGCCCGCCCGGCCCTCACGGCGACTGCGCGCCGAGCAGGTCGACGACGTCGCCCCGCACCTCGAGGGTCGACACCCCGATCAGGAACCACCAGTCGATGGTGCGGACCTGCGCGCGCGCCATCACGTCGCCGCCGTGAGCGAGCAGCGCGTCCTCGACCGCGGTCTCGAGCCGCGGCGACTCGCCGGTCGGCAGGAACAACACCGACGTCACGCGCGTGTCGCTGCCGGTCACGTCACGCCGGATCGAGGCGTTGCGCAGGTCGACCTCGCGCAGGTCGAGCTCGACGGGCCGCGTGGCGGCGACGGCCAGCGTGCCCTGGTCCGTGATGCAGCCCGGCAGCGCGAGCAGCGCCGCGGCGGCGAGGGCGGAGAGGCGGGCGCTCGGCACGGCCGGCAGTGTACCCGCTCAGGGCTCGATCGCGTAGGTCACGGTCGTGGTGATCGAGAGCTCGACCTGGCCCGGCGCGATCGGCACGGGCGCGGACGCCTCCATGCGCGCGGCCCTCGGCATCGGGACGGGCGGTCCGCCGCCGGTCTCGTCGATGCGCAGCAGCCGCCCGAGGCGCACGCCGGCGCTCGCGGCGTAGAGCTCGGCCTTGCGCCGGGCGTCGGCGAGCGCGCGCTTGCGGGCCTCGTCGAGCAGCGGCGCGGGCTCGCCGACCGAGAACGCGACGCCGCCCACCTCGTTGGCGCCGGCGGCGACGAGCTGGTCCAGCACGCCCCCCACCCTCTCGACCCCGGCCACCCGCACCGTCACCTGGTTGGAGACGCGATAGCCGGTGATGCGCGGCTGCTCGGCCCGGCCGGCGCTCTCGGCGTACACCGGCCACACCGAGAAGCCGGAGGTCTGGACGTCCCGCTTCGCGATGCCCGCCGCCTCGAGCGCGGCGAGCACGCGCTCCATCGCCGTCCCGTTCGCGCGCACCGCCTCGGCGGCGCTCGGCGCCTCCGCCACGACGCCGGCCGAGAGGTGGCCGGTGTCGGGTGTCGCCGAGACCTCGCCGGTGCCCGACACGCGGATCGACGGGGTGTCGTCGGCGCGGGTGGGCGCGGGAGCCGCGAGCAGCACGACGAGGCAGAGCAGTCCGCGAGGGAGCATCGATTCCTCCGGGTTCCGTCGGGGTCGAACCGTAGCCGGCCGCGCAGGTTGCGGCCCGCGGCTCGCGACGAGACACTCGCTCCATGCGAAGCCGCCCCGGAGTCCCGCTGCTCCTCGCCGCGGCGCTCGGGGGCGCGCTCGCGCTCGCGGGCTGTACGTCGTTCCAGGCGATGCGCGCGTTCCAGCGCGGCACCGCGGCGCTCGACCGCGGTGAGGCCGCGCTCGCCGTCGGCGAGCTCGAGCGGGCGGCCGCCCTGGCGCCCGAGGCGTCGGCGGTGCAAAACCACCTCGGCATCGCCTACGAGGCGGCGGGCCGTCGCGAGGAGGCACGGCGCGCCTACGAGCGCGCCGTCGCCCTCGACTGCGAGAACGAGGCCGCCGGCCGCAACCTGGCCGCGCTGCGGGCGCAGGACACGAAGCCGCCGGCGGGCCCGGCGGGCTCCCGTGCGGCGGGCGCGCCATGAGCGGCGACGACGAGCGCGAGCGGCCGAAGCGCTCGTGGGCCGAGATCGACCGGCTGCGCGATCGACCCCGCGCGCGCCGCGACGAGCGGGCGCCGCGCGGGCCTGCCGCCAAGGCCCGCGCCCAGGCCGCGGCGAAGCAGTACCTGGCGGAGCTCGACCGGACGCTCTTCACGAAGGGTGCAGCGGGCGGCGCCGCCGGCGCCCGGCTCGCCGCCGCGGTGCGGGCGGCGCAGGGCAGCGCGGGGCTCGCCGACGCCTGTCGCGCGTACCTCGCGGCGATCGGGCCGCCCGCCGAGCCGGCGCTGCTCTCGGCCTTCCTCGATACCGGCGAGCGCGAGCTCCAGCGCAGCGCGCTGGCAGCGCTCGCCGAGGGGATCGCGGCGCGCGGGCTCACGCTCACGGCGGGCCTCCGGGCGCAGATCCGGACGCTCGCGGAGGGCCCCGACGACGAGCTCGCGGACGCCGCCGAGGCGGTCCTGCGCTGACGCAGCGCGACGCCTGCTCGGGCGCGGGCCAGAGGCTTCGCGCGCCGCGGCTCGCCCGGCAGGTCTGACGAGCGCGCCCTCATGCTCTACGTTCCTCGCATGGCGCACGATCTCGAGCGCGAGGCCCTCGCGCGCTACCTGGACGACCGCAGCCTGAAGCGCACCCGGCAGCGGGAGGCGATCCTCGAGGTGTTCCTCGACGTGATCGGGCACATCTCGAGCGAGGACCTCTATCAGCGGGTCCGCGAGAAGTACCCCGGCATCGGCTACACCACTGTGTACCGGACGATGAAGATCTTCTGCGAGGCGGGGCTCGCCGTGGAACGCGCCTTCGAGGACGGGGTCACCCGCTACGAGATCCCCCACGAGCACCACGACCACCTGGTCTGCACGCGCTGCGGGCGGATCGTCGAGTTCGAGTGCCGCATGATCGAGTCGGCGCAGGACCAGATCGCGCTCGAGTACGGGTTCCGGCTGCTGCGCCATCGCCACGAGCTCTACGGGCACTGTCCCGACTGTCGCGGGGCGTGACCCCGGCGCCGGCTGCAGCCCTGCGCGCGTCGGCAGGCGAAGCCGGCGAACGCTTGCTCGTCCTGACGGGACGGCTCGACGTCGAGTCGACCGCGCGGCTGTGGAGCGAGGCGCTGGCAGTGGCGCGCGCGGCGCGCGGCCGGCCGCTGGTGGTGGACGCCGCCGGGGTCGACTACTGCGACGGCTCCGGCGCGGCGCTGCTGGCGGCCCTCGAGCACGAGGCCGGCCAGGGCGGCGGCGGCTTCGCGCTGCGCGGGCTGCGCGACGACCTGCGCCGGCTCGTCGCGCTCGTGGCGCCGGGCCCGCCGCACGGGGAGGCGCCCGCCCGCCCCGCGCCGGTGATCGCACGGCTCGGGCGCGCGACACTCGCGGCGCTCGCCGACGGCCGGCGCTTCGTCGCCTTCGTCGGCGAGACCGTGCTCGCGCTCGCCTTCGTGCTGCGCCACCCCGGGAAGCTCCGCCTCGGCGAGACGCTGCTCGTCGCAGAGCGCGCGGGCGTCGGCGCGATCCCGATCGTCGCGGGTGTCGGCTTCCTGCTCGGGCTGATCCTCGCCTTCCAGGGCGCGATCCCGATGCGGCGCTTCGCGGCCGAGATCTTCGTCGCCGACCTGCTCGGCCTCTCGCTCCTGCGCGAGCTCGGGCCGCTGATGGCGTCGATCCTGCTGGCCGCGCGCTCGGGCTCCGCCTTCGCGGCCGAGATCGGCACCATGAAGGTCAACGAGGAGATCGACGCGCTCACCACCATGGGCCTCGATCCGGTGCGCTTCCTGGTCGTGCCGCGCGTGGTGGCCGCCGTCGCCGTCGTGCCGGCCCTCGCCATGCTGACCAGCCTGGCCGGCCTGCTCGGCGGGCTGCTCGTGTACGTGTCGCTGGGCTTCCCGCCGGTCACCTACC
Above is a window of Deltaproteobacteria bacterium DNA encoding:
- a CDS encoding ABC transporter permease, translated to MLVLTGRLDVESTARLWSEALAVARAARGRPLVVDAAGVDYCDGSGAALLAALEHEAGQGGGGFALRGLRDDLRRLVALVAPGPPHGEAPARPAPVIARLGRATLAALADGRRFVAFVGETVLALAFVLRHPGKLRLGETLLVAERAGVGAIPIVAGVGFLLGLILAFQGAIPMRRFAAEIFVADLLGLSLLRELGPLMASILLAARSGSAFAAEIGTMKVNEEIDALTTMGLDPVRFLVVPRVVAAVAVVPALAMLTSLAGLLGGLLVYVSLGFPPVTYLNRIADMVDPGDVIGGLAKAMVFGVIVAAVGCLRGIQTGQGAQAVGLSTTSAVVSGIVGIALADGAFAVVFYVLGI